A single Streptomyces xanthii DNA region contains:
- a CDS encoding phosphotransferase family protein, with protein sequence MSVVELGTGMYNNVYRVALAGRDRPVILRAAPAEERQFRSELHLMRNEHASLPWLAPIAHLMPQVIAADWTGQVIGRDWMIQTHLDGVPAPEHLGSYPRSTWPTFFRQMGAVTRAVHDVRGPHFGPVAGPGYATWSEAVIASLEDIAADLDGAGLDSADVRKIAAVAGHDRAVLDEVTEPRLLTGDLWTVNALLDRDAEVPTISGVLDFDRCTFGAPEADWTIRMATAKDDERTAFWESYGPLDRSEGAVWRARIYEARHLGAIRLERHRLGKADAVRESYGAMADLLAELS encoded by the coding sequence GTGTCCGTGGTCGAGCTGGGCACGGGCATGTACAACAACGTCTACCGCGTGGCCCTGGCCGGGCGGGACCGTCCGGTGATTCTTCGGGCGGCGCCGGCGGAGGAGCGGCAGTTCCGCAGCGAGCTGCACCTGATGAGGAACGAGCACGCCAGCTTGCCGTGGCTGGCTCCGATCGCGCACCTGATGCCGCAGGTGATCGCCGCGGACTGGACGGGGCAGGTGATCGGCCGGGACTGGATGATCCAGACCCACCTGGACGGTGTCCCGGCTCCGGAGCATCTGGGGTCGTACCCGCGCAGCACGTGGCCGACGTTCTTCCGGCAGATGGGTGCGGTCACCCGTGCCGTGCACGATGTGCGGGGACCGCACTTCGGTCCGGTGGCCGGGCCGGGATACGCCACGTGGAGCGAGGCCGTGATCGCGTCGCTGGAGGACATCGCCGCGGACCTGGACGGTGCGGGCCTGGACTCGGCGGACGTGCGCAAGATCGCCGCCGTAGCCGGCCACGACCGGGCAGTGCTGGACGAGGTCACCGAACCCCGCCTTCTGACCGGCGACCTGTGGACGGTGAACGCTCTGCTCGACCGGGACGCCGAGGTGCCGACCATCAGCGGCGTGCTGGACTTCGACCGCTGCACCTTCGGGGCACCGGAGGCGGATTGGACGATCCGGATGGCGACGGCCAAGGACGACGAGCGGACCGCGTTCTGGGAGTCCTACGGGCCGCTGGACCGGTCGGAGGGTGCGGTGTGGCGGGCGCGGATCTACGAGGCGAGGCACCTGGGCGCGATCCGGCTGGAGCGGCACAGGCTGGGGAAGGCGGACGCGGTCCGCGAGAGCTACGGGGCGATGGCCGACCTGCTCGCCGAGCTGAGCTGA
- a CDS encoding aspartyl/asparaginyl beta-hydroxylase domain-containing protein has translation MTTTTAAAEAAQLTPAFDLDADRLADELAAVTSHTWNVQRTHTFGGQVGHPAPIDWRVLPLRSLGGDADRTDPGGPGPQPFAPTRWLEHLPYLARLLDQVPAPLNAVRLMALGPGAVSAAHCDPKYRLDRGLTRLHIPIVTTPDAVLVLDGVEHCWQPGTLWYGDFSREHLVRNTSDAVTRVHVVIDALLTAELAGWFPASWQELFARGEVLFNRPAPAAASAWSAALPYDALLPSGFADFDAAAPLDGSLLPARLDRADGDGLALTVAGRSFALVAAGDGGEWRFSGWSEQRTLAPSPDGGLLLRVRRGRALADRHVPAEPRTP, from the coding sequence ATGACCACCACCACGGCGGCCGCCGAGGCGGCCCAGCTCACCCCGGCCTTCGACCTCGACGCGGACCGGCTCGCCGACGAGCTCGCGGCCGTCACCTCCCACACCTGGAACGTGCAGCGCACCCACACCTTCGGCGGACAGGTCGGCCATCCCGCCCCGATCGACTGGCGCGTCCTGCCGCTGCGCAGTCTCGGCGGCGACGCGGACCGCACCGACCCGGGCGGTCCCGGTCCGCAGCCGTTCGCGCCGACCCGCTGGCTTGAGCACCTGCCCTACCTCGCCCGCCTCCTGGACCAGGTCCCGGCCCCGCTGAACGCGGTCAGGCTGATGGCGCTCGGGCCCGGCGCCGTCTCCGCAGCGCACTGCGATCCCAAGTACCGGCTCGACCGCGGCCTCACCCGCCTGCACATCCCCATCGTGACCACGCCGGACGCGGTGCTCGTCCTGGACGGCGTCGAACACTGCTGGCAGCCGGGCACCCTGTGGTACGGGGACTTCTCCCGCGAGCACCTGGTCCGCAACACCAGCGACGCGGTGACCCGCGTCCACGTCGTCATCGATGCCCTCCTCACCGCCGAACTCGCAGGCTGGTTCCCCGCCTCCTGGCAAGAGCTGTTCGCGCGCGGGGAGGTCCTGTTCAACCGCCCCGCCCCGGCCGCCGCGTCCGCATGGTCCGCCGCGTTGCCGTACGACGCCCTCTTGCCCAGCGGGTTCGCGGACTTCGACGCGGCCGCCCCGCTGGACGGCTCCCTCCTGCCCGCCCGCCTCGACCGCGCCGACGGCGACGGCCTGGCCCTGACCGTCGCCGGACGCTCCTTCGCGCTCGTCGCGGCCGGCGACGGCGGCGAGTGGCGGTTCTCCGGCTGGAGCGAACAGCGCACCCTGGCGCCCAGTCCCGACGGCGGCCTGCTGCTGCGGGTCCGTCGCGGCCGCGCGCTCGCCGACCGGCACGTGCCCGCCGAGCCCCGTACCCCCTGA
- a CDS encoding ATP-binding protein, producing MTPPLTPTAAAVPESRAYVFDRDRRTAALARRQVRADLTDWKVSEEGIDSAVQVVSEIATNAVEHTKSVRIRLEVERHPEEIRIAVRDSGPRPEAPLAAYLAAPADLSEGGRGLLLVQLLAARWGAEPTPGNGLRVWAAIPAGDQQ from the coding sequence GTGACGCCGCCACTCACCCCGACCGCGGCCGCCGTCCCGGAGAGCCGGGCGTACGTCTTCGACCGTGACCGCCGTACGGCCGCGCTCGCCCGCCGCCAGGTCCGCGCGGACCTGACGGACTGGAAGGTGTCCGAGGAGGGCATCGACTCGGCGGTCCAGGTGGTATCCGAGATCGCGACGAACGCGGTGGAGCACACGAAGTCCGTGCGCATCCGGCTTGAGGTCGAGCGGCACCCCGAGGAGATCCGGATCGCCGTACGAGACAGCGGCCCCCGCCCGGAGGCTCCCCTTGCCGCGTACCTGGCGGCGCCCGCCGATCTGTCGGAGGGCGGCCGTGGCCTGCTTCTCGTGCAGCTGCTCGCCGCCCGGTGGGGTGCTGAACCGACGCCGGGGAACGGCCTGCGGGTCTGGGCAGCGATTCCGGCAGGAGACCAGCAGTGA
- a CDS encoding zinc finger domain-containing protein, translating to MLNNNDTSYETAAEADTAHLMAGRQITLDEIAVELAAIELRLRQIARAAETPATPVELEPMIDSLRSKAGQLREIGEEAGKLARIVEGDVPLATKFSGSGDPWGTAARGTDREDFGGPAVVPTARQLIHLAHGARMPGAETTTYPQAMAGVRVIWESKAAQARRRKERDAAVEVEVLELECETCHVSSGERCVTKNGRVSERPHTKRLREAEANVDARLGYLGDNPVAVPGVD from the coding sequence TTGCTGAACAACAACGACACGTCGTACGAGACCGCCGCCGAGGCCGATACCGCCCACCTCATGGCGGGGCGTCAGATCACGCTCGACGAGATCGCGGTCGAACTGGCGGCGATCGAGCTGAGGCTGCGGCAGATCGCTCGCGCGGCGGAGACGCCCGCCACGCCGGTCGAGCTGGAGCCGATGATCGACAGTCTGCGCTCGAAGGCCGGACAGCTGCGGGAGATTGGCGAGGAGGCCGGCAAGCTCGCCCGGATCGTCGAGGGCGATGTCCCGCTCGCCACGAAGTTCTCCGGCTCCGGCGACCCCTGGGGAACCGCGGCGCGCGGCACCGATCGCGAGGACTTCGGCGGGCCTGCCGTCGTACCCACGGCGCGGCAGCTGATTCACCTCGCCCACGGGGCCCGGATGCCGGGCGCGGAGACGACCACGTACCCGCAGGCCATGGCAGGGGTGCGGGTCATCTGGGAATCGAAGGCGGCCCAGGCCAGGCGCCGCAAGGAGCGGGACGCGGCGGTCGAGGTCGAGGTCCTGGAGCTGGAGTGCGAGACCTGCCACGTCAGCTCGGGCGAGCGCTGCGTAACCAAGAACGGGCGGGTGTCCGAGAGGCCGCACACCAAGCGGCTCCGGGAGGCTGAGGCGAACGTGGACGCTCGGCTCGGCTACCTCGGCGACAACCCCGTGGCCGTGCCCGGCGTCGACTGA
- a CDS encoding ATP-grasp domain-containing protein, translating into MTGAAVLLLDAAGPESAALARAAAGRGHQVHAATATADVPAPAPELAGQVVTDFARPDRAVEEITAYARRRGVGAVLTANEYLTELAALVCTELGLPGNDPHLAYAARDKAAMARVLAAAGVRVPYTRLVHDGTDLTDALADVRVGFPCVIKPVGGAGSAGVTVATSPAEAATAAATARMARGRYGDDAADILVQAYAVGDEYSVESVTQDAHTTHLAITRKAVTGGARRVETGHSLPVHLPPVTEAAVHREVAAAIRSVGIRHGASHTEVVIDPDGRCTVIEIAARLGAGHIGVLLQHALGIDVFAALLDVALGRPAALSPTARGHATVRFVTAPCAGRLTSLIGFPKPGPGVPFVRWRAAIGGVVNAAGVNADRLGAFVVTGPDAAEVEQRADLLARQIRVRVAPTPPAPGGPDQLSSASRSAIAP; encoded by the coding sequence ATGACCGGCGCCGCCGTGCTGCTGCTGGACGCGGCGGGCCCGGAGTCCGCCGCGCTCGCCCGCGCGGCGGCAGGCCGCGGCCACCAGGTCCACGCCGCCACCGCGACGGCGGACGTGCCGGCCCCGGCGCCGGAGCTGGCCGGGCAGGTCGTCACCGACTTCGCCCGGCCCGACCGGGCCGTGGAAGAGATCACCGCGTACGCCCGCCGCCGCGGCGTCGGCGCCGTCCTCACCGCCAACGAGTACCTGACCGAACTCGCCGCGCTCGTGTGCACCGAACTCGGCCTTCCCGGCAACGATCCGCACCTCGCGTACGCCGCCCGCGACAAGGCGGCGATGGCGCGCGTGCTCGCCGCGGCCGGTGTACGCGTCCCCTACACCCGTCTCGTCCACGACGGCACCGACCTGACCGACGCGCTCGCAGACGTGAGGGTCGGCTTCCCGTGCGTCATCAAGCCGGTCGGCGGGGCAGGCTCCGCCGGGGTCACCGTGGCGACCTCACCGGCCGAAGCTGCCACGGCCGCCGCCACCGCCCGCATGGCGCGCGGGCGGTACGGCGACGACGCGGCGGACATCCTGGTCCAGGCGTACGCCGTCGGCGACGAGTACAGCGTCGAGTCCGTCACCCAGGACGCCCACACCACGCACCTCGCCATCACGCGCAAGGCGGTGACCGGCGGTGCCCGCCGCGTCGAGACCGGGCACAGCCTCCCCGTGCACCTGCCCCCGGTGACCGAGGCGGCCGTGCACCGGGAGGTGGCGGCGGCGATCCGCTCGGTCGGCATCCGCCACGGCGCCTCGCACACCGAGGTCGTCATCGACCCCGACGGCCGGTGCACGGTCATCGAGATCGCCGCCCGGCTCGGCGCCGGGCACATCGGCGTCCTGCTCCAGCACGCCCTGGGCATCGACGTCTTCGCGGCCCTGCTCGACGTCGCGCTGGGCCGTCCGGCCGCGCTCTCCCCCACTGCCCGCGGCCATGCCACCGTCCGCTTCGTCACCGCCCCGTGCGCCGGGCGCCTCACCTCCCTGATCGGGTTCCCGAAGCCGGGGCCGGGGGTGCCGTTCGTGCGCTGGCGGGCGGCGATCGGCGGCGTGGTGAATGCCGCCGGCGTCAACGCCGACCGGCTGGGCGCCTTCGTCGTCACCGGCCCGGACGCGGCCGAGGTGGAACAGCGGGCCGACCTGCTCGCGCGGCAGATCCGCGTCCGGGTCGCTCCCACACCGCCCGCACCAGGCGGACCTGATCAGCTCAGCTCGGCGAGCAGGTCGGCCATCGCCCCGTAG
- a CDS encoding protein kinase family protein: MADHRDTAVWRVTGPRGLWALKVGTGESVATVAREATVLQRAHSQVPALSYGGRAKAGRAEGAAWLITPWLEGPSTWSRFEAVREQRDADRAAALAAAVDMCAAVGALHAAGWVHGDLQPHHTVHTTGAVRLIGCTWTSSPTLAPPHTYLGGLVHLMSPELMSRAESSVRPVVTDPPAEVYALAAGLWWAATGTWPLDYAQLGVDPGKFTAKVLRQVLAQRWPPLGHIPQWPQLEEVLRHVLTRRPQDRPTALHLAEWLRSMTL, translated from the coding sequence ATGGCAGACCACCGAGACACGGCCGTCTGGCGCGTGACCGGCCCGCGCGGGTTATGGGCCCTGAAGGTCGGCACAGGCGAGAGCGTGGCCACCGTGGCGCGCGAGGCGACCGTCCTCCAGCGGGCCCACTCCCAGGTACCCGCCCTGTCGTACGGAGGCCGAGCGAAGGCCGGTCGGGCCGAGGGCGCGGCATGGCTCATCACGCCGTGGCTCGAAGGGCCCTCCACCTGGAGCCGATTCGAGGCGGTGCGGGAACAGCGCGACGCCGACCGGGCCGCCGCCCTGGCGGCCGCGGTGGACATGTGCGCCGCCGTCGGCGCCCTGCACGCGGCGGGATGGGTGCACGGCGACCTTCAGCCCCACCACACGGTGCACACGACCGGAGCCGTCCGGCTCATCGGCTGCACATGGACATCGAGCCCGACTCTGGCGCCGCCTCACACCTACCTGGGCGGGCTGGTGCACCTGATGTCACCGGAGCTGATGAGCCGCGCGGAGTCATCGGTCCGGCCGGTCGTCACCGACCCTCCGGCCGAGGTGTACGCCCTCGCTGCCGGACTGTGGTGGGCGGCCACAGGCACCTGGCCGCTGGACTACGCCCAGCTCGGAGTCGACCCCGGGAAGTTCACCGCGAAGGTGCTGCGGCAAGTCCTCGCGCAGCGCTGGCCACCCCTCGGTCACATCCCCCAGTGGCCGCAGCTGGAGGAGGTCCTGCGCCACGTACTCACCAGGCGGCCGCAGGACCGGCCCACGGCCCTGCATCTGGCCGAGTGGCTGCGGTCCATGACCCTGTAG
- a CDS encoding glycine amidinotransferase codes for MRLHSHDDFTPLKEIIVGSAENYLGHDRDLSFELFHHENLTGFRSDWAYPRLAQTGTGTRGQNWAVKQRYAEELHEDVENLAATLTGLGVTVHRPLPLPPDAARIAGLGWEAAPTPALNIRDNTLILGDHIIETPPAIRSRYLETQLLHRVFRAYEKAGARWTVMPRPTLTDGSFDLSYARDAATTLGGPTEPIADPQPSPYDVGLEMMLDGAQVLRLGRDLVVNVAQNNHEQGLNWLQRHLGHDYRVHRVWRMADNHIDSMVLALRPGVFLARHDGIRDLMPEPLRSWRYIVPPEPDAGAFPVYGDDDLVLTSPYIDLNVLSVDEHTVLVNEDCTGLAKTLETEGFDVVPVRHRHRRLFGGGFHCFTLDTCRDGGLVDYLS; via the coding sequence ATGCGCCTGCACAGCCACGACGACTTCACCCCGCTCAAGGAGATCATCGTCGGGTCCGCGGAGAACTACCTCGGCCACGACCGCGACCTCTCCTTCGAGCTGTTCCACCACGAGAACCTGACCGGCTTCCGCTCGGACTGGGCCTACCCCCGGCTCGCACAGACCGGCACCGGCACCCGCGGACAGAACTGGGCCGTCAAGCAGCGCTACGCCGAGGAACTGCACGAGGACGTCGAGAACCTGGCCGCGACCCTCACCGGCCTCGGGGTCACCGTGCACCGACCGCTTCCGCTGCCGCCCGACGCGGCCCGCATCGCGGGCCTGGGCTGGGAGGCGGCACCCACCCCCGCGCTGAACATCCGCGACAACACCCTCATCCTCGGGGACCACATCATCGAGACGCCGCCGGCGATCCGCTCGCGGTACCTGGAGACCCAGCTCCTGCACCGCGTCTTCCGCGCGTACGAGAAAGCCGGGGCCCGGTGGACGGTGATGCCGCGCCCCACCCTCACCGATGGCTCGTTCGATCTGTCCTACGCCCGCGACGCCGCCACCACCCTGGGCGGGCCGACCGAGCCGATCGCCGACCCGCAGCCCAGCCCGTACGACGTCGGTCTGGAGATGATGCTCGACGGCGCCCAGGTGCTGCGGCTGGGCCGGGACCTCGTCGTCAACGTCGCCCAGAACAACCACGAACAGGGCCTCAACTGGCTTCAGCGGCACCTCGGCCACGACTACCGCGTCCACCGGGTGTGGCGGATGGCGGACAACCACATCGACTCGATGGTCCTCGCCCTGCGCCCCGGGGTGTTCCTCGCCCGGCACGACGGCATCCGCGACCTGATGCCCGAACCGCTGCGCTCCTGGCGGTACATCGTGCCGCCCGAGCCCGATGCGGGCGCCTTCCCCGTCTACGGCGACGACGACCTGGTCCTCACCAGCCCGTACATCGACCTCAACGTCCTCTCCGTCGATGAGCACACCGTGCTGGTCAACGAGGATTGCACCGGCCTGGCCAAGACGCTGGAGACCGAGGGCTTCGACGTGGTGCCCGTCCGGCACCGGCACAGGAGGTTGTTCGGCGGCGGGTTCCACTGCTTCACCCTGGACACCTGCCGGGACGGCGGCCTCGTGGACTACCTGTCATGA
- a CDS encoding DUF2637 domain-containing protein, translated as MDVEKFILPGGIVLAALCVLGTVGIVLRSRRSRERDKMSPEERERLAEERRKTWRRRMAVISLSVSFVLIFCIAGIAAWLSFGAQKAYAFDRNGGSWSAATGFALLLDAGALGLSLLRLFEALTARSSQLTRFYLVAFVVASATMNLLHAPSTSLGGRLVAVIPPLVYAAFLETLLKKVEQLVLGKYPKRKVKKNVERGYSLLLWVPFVGYPWQMWKKWREDLHSTLQYVRAPGSRTPVPEMEPSTAAPQLVESSQVREGTSPVQRQSASAAPAPVPQAATAPRPVPAQQPPTATVPAPAAATGPIGTAAAAQPTPPPGPTPQAAAQPVPVPSSPAPSKKDQLRDALVEQIRAGDLRVLDDSPQVSNGAAYRANMELGKAAGKGLKNGKQEGILAEGAVRTAVKQLLPELRQIAEEERARRAAAAASQRAPEPAPDHQGPADGGANSADESRERQASAAPGIGHQRGEEADTSSEEREAALA; from the coding sequence ATGGATGTCGAGAAGTTCATCCTTCCCGGCGGCATCGTGCTCGCCGCGCTCTGTGTCCTCGGCACCGTGGGGATCGTGCTGCGCTCGCGTCGCAGCCGGGAGCGGGACAAGATGTCCCCCGAGGAGCGCGAACGGCTCGCCGAGGAGCGGCGCAAAACCTGGCGCCGCCGCATGGCCGTCATCAGCCTGTCGGTCTCCTTCGTCCTCATCTTCTGCATCGCCGGGATCGCGGCCTGGCTCTCCTTCGGCGCACAGAAGGCGTACGCCTTCGACCGCAACGGAGGTTCCTGGTCCGCGGCGACCGGCTTCGCCCTCCTTCTGGACGCGGGTGCGCTCGGCCTGTCGCTGCTGCGGCTGTTCGAGGCGCTGACAGCCCGGTCCAGCCAGCTGACCCGCTTCTACCTGGTGGCGTTCGTCGTGGCCTCCGCGACGATGAACCTGCTTCACGCCCCGTCGACCTCGCTCGGCGGCCGGCTCGTCGCGGTCATCCCGCCGCTGGTGTACGCGGCGTTTCTGGAGACCCTGCTCAAGAAGGTCGAGCAGCTGGTTCTCGGCAAGTACCCGAAGCGGAAGGTCAAGAAGAACGTCGAGCGCGGCTACAGCTTGCTCTTGTGGGTGCCGTTCGTCGGCTACCCCTGGCAGATGTGGAAGAAGTGGCGCGAGGACCTGCACAGCACCTTGCAGTACGTCCGCGCCCCGGGCTCCAGGACGCCCGTCCCCGAGATGGAGCCCTCCACGGCCGCGCCGCAGCTGGTGGAGTCGTCTCAGGTGCGGGAGGGTACTTCCCCGGTCCAGCGACAGTCAGCGTCCGCCGCGCCGGCGCCCGTGCCGCAGGCTGCGACGGCGCCGCGTCCCGTTCCTGCCCAGCAGCCGCCGACGGCGACCGTCCCCGCCCCGGCCGCCGCGACCGGACCGATAGGTACCGCGGCCGCCGCGCAGCCGACGCCGCCGCCCGGTCCGACTCCGCAGGCCGCCGCCCAGCCGGTGCCGGTGCCGTCGTCCCCGGCACCCTCGAAGAAGGACCAGCTCCGCGACGCCCTGGTGGAGCAGATCCGGGCCGGTGACCTCCGTGTCCTGGACGACAGCCCGCAGGTCAGCAATGGGGCCGCCTACCGGGCGAACATGGAGCTGGGGAAGGCGGCCGGGAAGGGCCTCAAGAACGGAAAGCAGGAGGGCATCCTGGCTGAGGGAGCGGTCCGTACGGCGGTGAAGCAACTCCTCCCGGAGCTGCGGCAGATCGCGGAGGAGGAGCGGGCCCGGCGCGCTGCGGCTGCCGCGTCCCAGAGGGCTCCTGAACCCGCGCCGGACCATCAGGGGCCTGCGGACGGCGGGGCGAACAGCGCGGACGAGTCCCGGGAGCGCCAGGCGTCAGCGGCACCCGGCATCGGGCACCAGCGCGGAGAGGAAGCCGACACGAGCAGCGAGGAGAGGGAGGCTGCGCTCGCGTAG
- a CDS encoding DUF6415 family natural product biosynthesis protein — protein MTAASRPAPPSTSWTPPLDAEGLARVVSGLRGLRPLDAILDDVGDVLSNQAPREDEFAELDERLRGDLRRLVNIAVAAENEDDQVADLIDRAQTLTAEELPADYRAALGYLRRTAGVTNDLLERLTETGTIKDVA, from the coding sequence ATGACCGCCGCATCCCGGCCGGCGCCGCCGAGCACATCGTGGACGCCGCCCCTGGACGCCGAGGGACTCGCGCGGGTTGTCAGCGGGCTCCGCGGATTGCGGCCGTTGGACGCGATCCTCGACGACGTCGGCGACGTGCTCAGCAACCAGGCTCCCCGCGAGGACGAGTTCGCGGAGCTCGATGAACGCCTGCGGGGCGACCTCCGGCGACTCGTCAACATCGCGGTCGCTGCGGAGAACGAGGACGACCAGGTGGCTGACCTCATCGACCGAGCGCAGACGCTGACCGCCGAAGAACTGCCGGCGGACTACCGCGCGGCGCTGGGCTACCTGCGACGAACAGCTGGCGTCACCAACGACCTACTGGAACGACTCACCGAGACCGGGACCATAAAGGACGTCGCATGA
- a CDS encoding DUF262 domain-containing protein, translated as MSAPRATRQAEKPLQHTNFQPTFRRATEIVKDVEKGNLDLQPPYQRKSVWNEAQRIALIESWLLGVPTGPIVLVDRCNGTWTSPDGRRPLYDEVDVAMWGCADGQQRITTAKAWFDGKFAVPASWFEKDLIETTEETDDGPYVRYTGLTQVGQRRFDNIASFQVAEDRTCAGIADEARTYLLINSAGTAQTAADLENARRVADGEGSP; from the coding sequence TTGAGCGCCCCGCGGGCCACCCGGCAGGCCGAGAAGCCGCTTCAGCACACCAACTTCCAGCCCACATTCCGCCGAGCCACAGAGATCGTGAAGGACGTCGAGAAGGGGAACCTGGACCTTCAGCCGCCGTACCAGCGCAAGAGCGTGTGGAACGAAGCCCAGCGGATCGCCCTCATCGAATCGTGGCTCCTCGGCGTTCCGACCGGCCCGATCGTCCTAGTCGACCGCTGCAACGGGACCTGGACCTCCCCGGACGGCCGCAGGCCGCTGTACGACGAGGTCGACGTCGCCATGTGGGGCTGCGCCGACGGGCAGCAGCGCATCACCACGGCGAAGGCGTGGTTCGACGGCAAGTTCGCCGTCCCGGCCTCCTGGTTCGAGAAGGACCTGATCGAGACGACGGAAGAGACGGACGACGGGCCGTACGTCCGCTACACCGGGCTCACGCAGGTCGGGCAACGCCGCTTCGACAACATCGCCAGTTTCCAGGTCGCCGAGGACCGGACCTGTGCGGGCATCGCCGACGAAGCCCGCACCTACCTGCTGATCAACAGCGCAGGAACCGCCCAGACCGCGGCGGATCTGGAGAACGCCAGGCGCGTTGCCGACGGCGAGGGATCTCCATGA